The DNA segment CAAGCAGATTAAGAAGGCCCTGACTAATCAAGGAATGTTCCAGCAAAGAGGGAAGACCCTCAGTCCGGCCCAACGCTTCCGTCATCCTGTTAGGAGCCAGTGCTAACGGAAGCGGTCGGGCATGGGGATGCAGAGCTTGATGCTCTGACCAGCGATCAAATGGAAGCAAAGGGAAGTTCAATGATTCAGCCAGCATCACTAAAAAGCGATCAGCCACCCCAGAATGCAAGGGGTGATGGACTAGAACATCGCTATGCTCTAACTGATTTTGCAACGTCGACGCCACAAGCTTCCACCACAATGGCCATGCCCCTAAAAACGGAATCGTCGTGACCCGGACTCCTGCCGAACTCAGATGTTGTCGAATCGCCGGTATATCATGTCGAGTGTGTGCTCCAGGCCAAAGAAGCAAAGGAATCAACAACAAAGGACCATCTAAGAGCGGCGGGCGATGGTTAGACGTAAGTGCTTGCAGCTGAACCGGAGCCAGACGCTGCCCTTGTAAATCTGTCATTAACGAGCACAGACACTCAGGCACAACACCGTTAGAGCGCCCGTGAACAACCACGCGAAGAGCGCAATCATTCAAACCCAAAGCACTATTTCGTAATAACGGCCAAGGATCAATCAGCATGTTGTCTGATGTCATTAATTAGTTAACTCTATTTGCAAATCTATGTCGTACTATCGTTATTCCAACCATGCCCTCTTGGACGGGCCGTTCATATAAAACCTTTACGATTAAAAACCAGTGTAATAACTGTGTCTTAGAAGAAATAAGGTCTGATTTCAAATCAATCTAGATGGAGGCTATGTTGCTATGACTTGCGTGTGGCCCATGGTTAATGATTCGAACCAGAAAAAGATTAAACATGGTTAACAAAATTAGATACCGCTATTGAACTTCGGCAAACTACCTTTCATGATCCTACACACAATCTCATAATATAGTTGCAGCAACTAATTAATATTTATTCGAACAGTTTGCTTAACCAGAATAAAAATCAGTTGACATAAGTGCCTTATAGCTAAAATAGTTGGGTGTGCTTCGCTAATTTGTAAGATTTTGGGTAACTTCATACCTCATCTCTGAGCCACCACTATCATGTGATTGCCCTGATGGTTATATATTATGAAATCAATTGTTAAGTAGTACGTTGAAAGTTGCAATTATACGATTATTGTATAGCAGAAGTTCTAGCTAAAAAATATATTACTCAGAACTTATCAAAAACTTTCAAAAATTAGTTTACCTTTATTCAATTTAAATTTGCTAATTTAGTGAGTCTCGCTATCGACAAAATTTTAGCCTATAAGTATATTTTTATTATAAGGTTCCACTTTTTACCATAGCACACTTAACCACTAAATAATGTCCTAGATTAGCAATATATATTATTGCTTGGCTCTCAATAATACCAGAAACCAAATACTAAGAATAACCAATAAACTAGATATTGGGTTAAACATTCTAAGAAGAATTTAAGATATCAGACTGATGACTAGAATGTAGCTGGTCAGGTATATATGTTTATTAACATCAAAGCTAAACGTAATAACAGAATGATGCGTGAGAGACATGCTTTTTTGGCAGTTTTTAGGGAATTAATCTTTCTCTTAGCACAAGCTGTACTAGAGAATTATATTTGTCACTGAGATCAAATTAGTTTTGCAAGATAGACTGATCAAGCAATATAGTTCTCATACCAAGAGCCTGAATCAACTGATTCCAGAAACTAAGGATGCTAGGCTAATTATTTTTAACCATATAAACTAGTTCAATTAATATTCAACTTTAGCTGTTAATATAGTCAATATAAATTTCTAAAAAACTCTCCTTCTAGATTTCATTAACCAGTTAATTAATAGTAACCAGAATAGCATAAATATGTTCTTTGATTTATAAATTACATTAGTGTTAACACAAAATAATTCGGGTAAGCACATTATTTTCTGATTAATTATGCCTTGCTAAATAAACTTGTTTATAGCATAAGTATTAAAAGCAATTGTTAGTACTAGAATCTATTCGCCCAAGATTTTATTTGGTTATCACTCGCTATTTTACTTTAATCCTAGCTTTTTATTTTGCCTACTCAGCTACATTAGTATCATGCTTTTCAGCATAAAAATGATCACTGGCTAGTTTGCACTGTTTTCATTGCAACTTGAACTGGCACAAAAATTTAGGGCACAATATTTTAGAATTAAACTTGAATCTAAATCAGTAATTGTACGGAAATTGTTATAACAACCCTAATTATGGCTACTAGCCTCGCAAGTAAGAATCATAAGCCCAGTTACTTAAGATGCTATTACTCAACAGATTTTTTATATTAGTCAAATCAAAATCGGAAAATGATAGCATGCTCTTAGCAACACGGGTTTCTCAATTATCGTTTTAATAGCTAGATATCTACAAGCTAATATTAAGAAACATACATGATTCAAATCTCACTGCCATAACCTATTTGTTACAAAAACAGGATAATTTTATGATCATTCAATATTTATTCAGTTTTTATACAATTGATCTTTAAATTATATTATATAATTTTATACCTAAAAGGCTAGCAATTGTGTAAAGTTAAGCATCCTTAATTTTACCCAGTTAGTTCTAAAAAATTACTATTTCTTATACAGAAAATTGTCTACATGTTAAGTACATAATTTATGATGCTTCTAACTTTATCAAAGAAATTTTTAAATTATATTTAAAAAGTGATTTGGCTTATTTCTAGGCATAATAAACAATGATAAACCAAGTAACCTATAATGACTATTAATACTCAAGTTTTATTTTAATGAGAAATCTGATAAATTTATCTATTTCTTTCAGTATTCTAGTATGATTATAAAAAATAAGTAACCTTAATATTATTACACTTTACTGCAAATGCAAAATTTATATAATTACTTGTTTTAATTTTTAGCTACTACAATTGTACTATTTGAGAGAAAATATAAATGATGAGATTACCATAAAAGATTTATAAATAAGTAATTAAAAATTAGATTGTTTTAAATGTAAATTCTATACACTCTGCTAATTGCCATCGTTTCCTAAGCCATTAGTCACCAATTTTGATATTCAAGTCAAGAGTGCTCAGTGTATCGAAGGATAGCGGATTGCAGATGCCGCATCTCGGTCGCTAGCTAAGAAAATCCCTTCTGAAAAGCTAGGTTAAGTATCAATAATAGCTAGATCAAAGCCGCCTGAGCTTGCATTCGCTAGTTCAGATATGAGAGTACATCTTAAGGCTTAATCGCATCGGCGTAGATGTTACGCAACAAGGTAATGACTATTGGCAGTAATCCGAAGCCAGGCCATATATCGAAGAGCCTGTGAGAATCTGGTCTTCTCTGATTATCGGTCGCCTTGCAGCGTCAGCGTATTCCAACACTCCTAAGCGCATTTTTGACGCTGCTCAACGATCGACTCAGCGAAAGCATAGTCTTTCCGCTGCTGCCGTTCTTGCTTGCACAGTTTTCACCAAACGGACAAACACTGGGCTTCTTGACCGGCATCTATGCATTAGCCCAGTTCCTTGTAACTCCGTTAATTGGAACCCTCAGTGACCACTATGGACGACGACCTGTTGTGGTTGTCTGTGTCGGAGGATCTCTCGTTGGCTTTGGGCTGTTTGCGCTCACCCTGAGCCTTCCTTGGCCAAAAACCAGTTTGCTTCCGCTGGTTCTGCTGTTCAGCGCACGAGTGATCGATGGCATCAGCGGTGGCACGGTAGCCACTGTCTCTGCCGTATTGGCTGATATCAGCCCTCCCGATAGACGAGCCCGCATCATTGGTTTAATCGGCGTTGCCTTCGGATTGGGCTTCATCCTCGGACCTTTACTTGGGGGACAGCTAGCGCTAATAGCAGTGCCACTTCCTCTTTGGGTCGCCACTGGTTTCGCACTAATCAACCTGGTGGCGGTCATCACCTTGCTTCCTGAAACCCACCCCGTTAAAGATCGCCAAAATCTGCCACGATATTGTGATCTGAACCCCTTTATTCGGATTGGTAAAATATTAGCTAAACCAAAGGTTGGAAGATTGTGCGGAGCTTTTTTTCTATTCTTTCTAGCTTTCAACGGTTTTACAGCAATCCTGGTGCTGTACTTCAAGGAATGCTTGGGTTGGGGACCTGACCTGGCCACCACAGCCTTCTTGGTAGTTGGCGTAGTCGCCACCGTGGTCCAGGGAGGACTCATTGGACCGTTGGTTAAACGCTTCGGGGAATGGCGACTCACTCTAATTGGCCTTAACCTGGTTATCGTTGGTTGTCTTTTAATTCCAGCGCTCGGATCAGCAGAACGAGCCCCAGTCATTTTTTGTTCTGTTGGTATCCTGGCTGTTGGAACCGCGTTGGTCACACCTAGTCTGAGGAGTCTAGTTTCGCGACAACTCGGGAGCGAAGGTCAGGGGACGGCTTTCGGCAGCCTTCAATCCTTACAAAGTTTGGGAAGCTTTTTGGGACCACCAATTGCAGGTATTAGTTACGACGTTCTTGGCCCAATCAGCCCTTTTTTAGTAGCGGTATTGGTGCTTATCGTGAGCTTAGCCCTCGTGACACAAAATTCCCCGCCTAAAAGCCTTCTACTGAATTCCTAATTGCTACGTTTTATACCTCGGTGGAAGAAGCATTCAGACCAGCCGACCCATGTATGTAGCTCGCCTTACTCCCGACCAGTACATCAACAGGGAGCTGAGTTGGATTGCTTTCAACCAGCGTGTACTGGCTCAGGCCCTTGACCAGCGGACACCCTTGCTGGATCAAGCTAAATTCAGTGCCATTTTCAGTAATAATCTAGACGAATTCTTCATGGTGCGTGTCGCATCCCTAAAGTCGCAAGTTGAAGCAGGAATTAGCACACCTAGTGAGGACGGCAAAACGCCGCAAGAACAGCTACTCACCATCCGCAAGCATTTAATACCAATACTTCAGCAGCAACAGGAGCATTACCGGCATCACCTCAAACATCGGCTTTGTGAGCACAACATCCACCTACTGGATTACGATCAACTTGTCAATCGGCAACGTCACTGGGTAGATCAATATTTTCAAACATCTATCTTTCCTGTTTTGACACCCTTGGCTGTCGATCCAGCCCATCCTTTTCCATTTGTCAGCAACCTGAGTCTAAATGTGGCGGCTGTAATTAGAGATCCCGAAACTGATCAATGCCAACTTGCACGAGTAAAAGTACCGAAAAAAAATCTGCCACGTTTTATTGCTATTCCACCCAAACTCAGCGAGAACAATACACTGCCAATCCACACAGCAATTCCCCTAGAACAGGTCATCGCATTTAATCTAAAGCTACTCTTCCCTGGCATGGCCATCGAAGGGCATTACTTTTATCGTGTTACCCGAGATGCTGATCTCGAGCTCAGAGAGCTAGAAGCAGACGATCTTATGATCGCCTTAGAACAAGGTCTCCGCAAACGTCGTATAGGCGGTGAAGTTGTGCGATTAGAAGTCGCTAATGAAATGCCCAATAGTGTTATCGATATGCTGATGACAGGACTCAATATTGAAGAAGCAGATCTCTACAAAATAGATGGACCGCTCGGGCTAGATGATTTATTTAGCTTAACTAATCTTCCCATGACGGAACTCAAAAGCAAAATGCAGACGGGTCAGACTCCATTAGTTTTATCTAAAACACAGCAGAATTTAATTGATGAAGGAGTAATTAAACCCAAAGAATTTGAGACTATCTTTTCGGTGATACGGCAGCAGGACATCCTATTGCATCACCCTTATGACCTATTCTCAACGACAGTTGAAGAATTTATCAATCAAGCAGCTGATGATCCAAAAGTTATGGGAATCAAAATGACTCTTTATCGTACATCAACAGATTCTCCAATCATCGCAGCTCTCACTCGTGCAGCAGAGAATGGAAAACAAGTAATGGCTTTAGTCGAACTAAAAGCAAGATTTGACGAAGATAATAATATTCAATGGGCTAGACATTTAGAACGATCTGGTGTGCATGTCATTTACGGCGTCTTAGGACTAAAGACACACACAAAAATTATTCTTGTAGTCCGTAAAGAAAAAGATAGGCTGCGAAGTTATGTTCACATTGGTACAGGCAACTATAATTCCAAAACATCGAAGCTTTATACTGATCTCGGCCTTCTTTCCACACGACCTGAACTCGGCCAGGATCTCGTAGAACTTTTTAATTACCTTACGGGCTTTTCCAAACAACAAAGTTTTAGACGACTACTTGTCGCACCAGTAACATTGCGCAAAGGGATGGAATCACTCATCCGTCGTGAAATCGATCATGCTAAAGCAGATCGACCAGGAATGATTAGTGCAAAAATGAACTCACTAGTGGACCCAGGTATCATAGGATTGCTTTACGAAGCCTCGCAAACTGGTGTTCGCATTAAGTTAATTATCCGTGGCATGTGCAGTCTAATTCCAGGACTACCAGGCCTTAGCGAGAATATCAAAGTTATTAGTATTATCGGACAATTCCTAGAGCATTCACGTATTTTCTGGTTTGCCAACGATGGTAAACCAGAAGTATATATCGGAAGCGCAGATTGGATGACCCGCAACATGGATCGACGCGTTGAGGCAATTACACCTATTGAAGAACCTGCTTTACGCCGAAAGCTCGAACGACTATTCGACCTCTACATGCAAGACAATAGAGGTGCTTGGGATATGAATTGCGACGGAAGCTTCACCCAACGTATGCCGGACAAAGAACAGTCTGAACGCAACTCTCAGATTCAATTAACGTATCAATGGAGCCGCGGGTTGCACCCGACTCAGTGAGACAAAAATCGAACTTGGTTTGTAACTTCAGATACGAGTAAGGTCTGATCGCCAAGACCCAGCAGCATTGTCTGGCCGCGAAAGAATTAGTCAGGTTGAAATTGATTCCCGAAATTCTTCCGATTTAATTCAGCTGACAATTCAACTCAATGCTAAATTTTGTACAAATCTAATAAGGAGACCAGGGTGATAGAGATCCCTCTGGAGACTTCCAAACCGACTAAACAGTTGAATCGGTTGCAGCCTGCTTTGCAGTCTACCAGACATCGTTCAGTATTGGGACAAAGTGAATATCGAACTATGGATTCTATCGGCTTTTACCTCAGTAGCATTGGTCGCGTCCCTCTACTCACAGCTGCTGAGGAAATTGAACTTGCACATCATGTGCAAGACATGAAAAAGCTTAAGGAGCTGCCAAACAAAAAACTCACATCCCGGCAAAAGCACAAGATTCGGATAGGTAAGCGTGCCCGCGATCGCATGATGGCGGCGAATCTTCGGCTAGTTGTGAGCGTAGCCAAAAAGTATCAAAACCAAGGACTGGAGTTGCTTGATCTCGTGCAAGAAGGAGCAATTGGTCTTCAGCGAGCTGTCGATAAATTTGATCCTGCCATGGGATACAAATTTTCTACCTATGCTTATTGGTGGATTCGCCAGAGTATAACTCGCGCTATCGATAACAGCGCTAGAACGATTCGTTTGCCGATTCATATCAGCGAAAAACTATCTAAGATGCGTCGTACCTCCCGGGAACTTTCCCATCGCCTGGGTTATCAGCCAAATCGCTTGGAACTCGCCCATGCTATGGGGATAGGACACCGCGAGTTAGAAGACTTGATTTCACAAAGCACGCCTTGTGCCTCTCTCGATGCCCATGCGCGTGGAGAAGAAGATCGCAGCACACTAGGCGAACTCATCCCTGATCCCAATGGGGAAAGTGCCTTTATAGAAGGAATAGATCGCAGTATCCAAAAAGAACATCTTAGAGACTGGCTTTCACAATTGAATGAGCGCGAACAAAAAATTCTTCGGCTTCGCTTCGGTCTCGGTGGCGAAGAGCCGCTGACGCTTGCTGAAATAGGGCGACAGATTAAGGTGTCTCGTGAGCGTGTACGCCAGCTGGAAGCAAAAGCAATCCTCAAACTCCGCACCATAACCGACCATCAACAAGCCGCCTGAATCAGTTTGTCGGCTTTTAGCGGTGGCAGTCTTCTTATCATCCTGATCTGGATGGTTTGTTTGGGATCCTTAGCTCTGACATCTCGTCAACGTTGGCCACATAAACGAGAACTCAGCAGAAAGATTATTCACATTGGCACAGGAGCTGTAGTTCCTCTGGCTTGGCTTTTTGCAATCCCCTCAATGATTGCAATTCCTTTTGCTGCCGTTATCACTCTGGTTACAGCAATCAACCATCAATGGCAGCTCATTCCCGCAATTGAAGACATTGATCGCAAAAGCTACGGCACTATCGCTTATGGATTAGCTATCACGATCTTGTTGATACTATTCTGGCCGCACCGAGCTGATGCGGTTTGCGTTGGAGTGCTGGTTATGGCTTTAGGCGACGGGCTCGCCGGGCTGATTGGACAGCAGTTGAATACGCCGCGGTGGACCATTTTTCAACAAACCAAATCAATTGCAGGAACTTCAACTATGGCCATAGTATCGGCGCTAGTACTATTCGCGCTCTCGAATTTCACGAATAGCTATTTGTCAGTTCCAGTAGCAATAGCAATTGTCTTAACTGCTACAGGTCTTGAGCAATTGAGTATTCGAGGAATCGATAATCTTTCAGTCCCCTTGGCAGTTGGCTTAGCATGGTCAGCATTGATTCACTAAGACAAATTTTGTAATTAAATCACAAACTGCTAAGCGACATATTTAGCCACAAATAAAAACATACCGAAATAAATTCAAAATTGGTCAAAAATGTTAACCGTCAAGCAGTTACGATCTCTGACCATCAATAATGGTTTGTGCTAAATCGCACAAGATCTTCTCTGTTGTATCAAGATTAATACACGCATCTGTAATACTCTGACCATAAGTAAGTTGAGAAAGGTCAGCAGATAACTTTTGATTACCTTCTACCAGATGACTCTCAAGCATGACTCCCATCACGTGCCTCGAGCCAGCCTCTAGTTGATCAGTAATTGAGATCAGTACCTCTGACTGACGACGAAAATCTTTATTGGAGTTGGCATGACTGCAGTCTACCATTAAACGATCCTTAAGGCCAAACTCTCTCAGTTCAGCGGCAGCTTCTCTCACAGCATCAGCGTGATAATTGCTGCCTCGAGTACCACCTCGCAAAACAAGATGTCCATCAGGATTACCAGCTGTACTTACAATTGATGCCTGGCCATCTCGGTTGATCCCGAGAAAATGGTGAGATTTGGAAGCTGCCTGCATCGCGTTAATAGCAATGGTGGTACTTCCATCTGTGCTGTTCTTGTATCCTATCGGCATCGATAATCCAGATGCCATCTCCCGATGGGTTTGGCTTTCAGTTGTACGGGCACCGATAGCGGTCCAACTAATGAGATCGGCTATGTACTGGGGGACAACTGGGTCTAGCAACTCGGTTGCAGCAGGCATACCTCCGCGAGCTAAATCAAGCAGCAGTTCGCGAGCACGGCGCAGACCCGTATTGATGTCGTAGGAGCCATTTAGATGAGGATCATTTATCAGTCCTTTCCAACCAACGGTCGTTCTTGGCTTTTCAAAGTACACTCGCATCACCACCTCTAACTGATCCTTAAGACGTTCACGGATCGGAGCAAGGCGTCCGGCGTACTCACGAGCTGCTTTAACATCGTGAATCGAACAGGGGCCCACTATAGCCAGTAGACGTTGATCATCCCCACGAATAATCGATTGAATTCGTTTTCGTGCTTCCGTCACCGTGTTTAACGCAGACGCATCAAGGGTCAGATCTTGATGCAGAAGAACCGGCGCTATTAGCGGACGGGTCTCCACCACACGCAGATCTGAGGTGGTGGCCATAACTAAGAGCCTGGATGAATCCAAGGTTACGCACTTGCTCTGTATCAATAGGCTCTCGTCTATGAAGAATAATCATCTGCCCCACACATAGATAGATCACCATGCTGAGCATCTACAGCGAACTGGCCGCTAAACGGGAAGCCCAGGGAGTTCCGGCGTTGCCGCTCACTGCCGAACAGACGAGGAGCTTGACAGAACTGCTCGAGGAGCCTACAGCCGAGAAGAAGCAAACCCTTCTTCACCTGCTCAGCGAACGCATTCCACCCGGAGTGGATGAAGCGGCCTATGTCAAAGCCACGTGGCTCAATGCTGTTGCTCAGGGTGGAATTACTAGTCCATTTGTTACGCCACTCGAGGCAACACGACTTCTGGGAACCATGCTCGGAGGCCACAATGTGACCGCTCTTGTCCAATTGCTAAAACACACCAATGAGCAATTGGCCGACTGTGCAGCGCAAGGCCTCGGTCAAATTCTGCTTGTTTATGACGCTTTGAATGAAGTTATGGACCTGGCGGAAAGCAACCGCTTCGCCAAACGGGTGGTCAACAGCTGGGCTGCAGCTGAGTGGTTCACAACACGAGCTGAACTAGCCAAAGCTATCACCGTGACTGTTTTCAAGGTGGAAGGTGAAACCAATACCGACGATCTGTCCCCGGCTACCCACGCCACAACCCGCTCTGATATTCCTTTGCACGCTTTAGCGATGCTAGAAACAAAGTATCCAGACTGTCTCAAAACAATTGCGACTTTGAAACATAAAGGCCATCCCGTGGCTTACGTAGGCGATGTGGTGGGCACAGGCAGCTCCAGAAAAAGTGCCATCAATTCCGTTCTCTGGCATATAGGAAATGACATCCCCCATGTGCCGAATAAACGAGCTGGAGGAGTGATTATGGGTGGCAAAATCGCACCGATTTTTTTCAATACAGCGGAAGATTCTGGTGCTCTTCCCATTGAATGTGATGTCAGCAAACTGAATACCGGCGATGTGATCACAATCCGCCCTCATGCTGGAACGGTAGAACGCGACGGTGAGGTGGTCAGTCGTTTTGATCTCAAGCCAAGCACCATGAGTGATGAGGTGCGTGCAGGCGGGCGTGTTCCTCTGATGATCGGTAGAACGCTTACTGATAAAGTCCGCAACCGGCTGGGACTTCTTCCCTCGCCACTATTTATTCGCCCAAGTTTACCTGTAGACACTGGCAAAGGTTTTACCTTGGCCCAAAAAATAGTGGGTAAAGCCTGCAGTCTCCCGGGCGTTCAACCAGGCACTAATTGCGAACCACTTATG comes from the Synechococcus sp. M16CYN genome and includes:
- a CDS encoding DNA mismatch repair protein MutS — protein: MTSDNMLIDPWPLLRNSALGLNDCALRVVVHGRSNGVVPECLCSLMTDLQGQRLAPVQLQALTSNHRPPLLDGPLLLIPLLLWPGAHTRHDIPAIRQHLSSAGVRVTTIPFLGAWPLWWKLVASTLQNQLEHSDVLVHHPLHSGVADRFLVMLAESLNFPLLPFDRWSEHQALHPHARPLPLALAPNRMTEALGRTEGLPSLLEHSLISQGLLNLLVALP
- a CDS encoding MFS transporter, with the protein product MQRQRIPTLLSAFLTLLNDRLSESIVFPLLPFLLAQFSPNGQTLGFLTGIYALAQFLVTPLIGTLSDHYGRRPVVVVCVGGSLVGFGLFALTLSLPWPKTSLLPLVLLFSARVIDGISGGTVATVSAVLADISPPDRRARIIGLIGVAFGLGFILGPLLGGQLALIAVPLPLWVATGFALINLVAVITLLPETHPVKDRQNLPRYCDLNPFIRIGKILAKPKVGRLCGAFFLFFLAFNGFTAILVLYFKECLGWGPDLATTAFLVVGVVATVVQGGLIGPLVKRFGEWRLTLIGLNLVIVGCLLIPALGSAERAPVIFCSVGILAVGTALVTPSLRSLVSRQLGSEGQGTAFGSLQSLQSLGSFLGPPIAGISYDVLGPISPFLVAVLVLIVSLALVTQNSPPKSLLLNS
- the ppk1 gene encoding polyphosphate kinase 1 gives rise to the protein MYVARLTPDQYINRELSWIAFNQRVLAQALDQRTPLLDQAKFSAIFSNNLDEFFMVRVASLKSQVEAGISTPSEDGKTPQEQLLTIRKHLIPILQQQQEHYRHHLKHRLCEHNIHLLDYDQLVNRQRHWVDQYFQTSIFPVLTPLAVDPAHPFPFVSNLSLNVAAVIRDPETDQCQLARVKVPKKNLPRFIAIPPKLSENNTLPIHTAIPLEQVIAFNLKLLFPGMAIEGHYFYRVTRDADLELRELEADDLMIALEQGLRKRRIGGEVVRLEVANEMPNSVIDMLMTGLNIEEADLYKIDGPLGLDDLFSLTNLPMTELKSKMQTGQTPLVLSKTQQNLIDEGVIKPKEFETIFSVIRQQDILLHHPYDLFSTTVEEFINQAADDPKVMGIKMTLYRTSTDSPIIAALTRAAENGKQVMALVELKARFDEDNNIQWARHLERSGVHVIYGVLGLKTHTKIILVVRKEKDRLRSYVHIGTGNYNSKTSKLYTDLGLLSTRPELGQDLVELFNYLTGFSKQQSFRRLLVAPVTLRKGMESLIRREIDHAKADRPGMISAKMNSLVDPGIIGLLYEASQTGVRIKLIIRGMCSLIPGLPGLSENIKVISIIGQFLEHSRIFWFANDGKPEVYIGSADWMTRNMDRRVEAITPIEEPALRRKLERLFDLYMQDNRGAWDMNCDGSFTQRMPDKEQSERNSQIQLTYQWSRGLHPTQ
- a CDS encoding sigma-70 family RNA polymerase sigma factor, with the protein product MDSIGFYLSSIGRVPLLTAAEEIELAHHVQDMKKLKELPNKKLTSRQKHKIRIGKRARDRMMAANLRLVVSVAKKYQNQGLELLDLVQEGAIGLQRAVDKFDPAMGYKFSTYAYWWIRQSITRAIDNSARTIRLPIHISEKLSKMRRTSRELSHRLGYQPNRLELAHAMGIGHRELEDLISQSTPCASLDAHARGEEDRSTLGELIPDPNGESAFIEGIDRSIQKEHLRDWLSQLNEREQKILRLRFGLGGEEPLTLAEIGRQIKVSRERVRQLEAKAILKLRTITDHQQAA
- a CDS encoding dolichol kinase, with the protein product MSAFSGGSLLIILIWMVCLGSLALTSRQRWPHKRELSRKIIHIGTGAVVPLAWLFAIPSMIAIPFAAVITLVTAINHQWQLIPAIEDIDRKSYGTIAYGLAITILLILFWPHRADAVCVGVLVMALGDGLAGLIGQQLNTPRWTIFQQTKSIAGTSTMAIVSALVLFALSNFTNSYLSVPVAIAIVLTATGLEQLSIRGIDNLSVPLAVGLAWSALIH
- a CDS encoding 3-deoxy-7-phosphoheptulonate synthase — translated: MATTSDLRVVETRPLIAPVLLHQDLTLDASALNTVTEARKRIQSIIRGDDQRLLAIVGPCSIHDVKAAREYAGRLAPIRERLKDQLEVVMRVYFEKPRTTVGWKGLINDPHLNGSYDINTGLRRARELLLDLARGGMPAATELLDPVVPQYIADLISWTAIGARTTESQTHREMASGLSMPIGYKNSTDGSTTIAINAMQAASKSHHFLGINRDGQASIVSTAGNPDGHLVLRGGTRGSNYHADAVREAAAELREFGLKDRLMVDCSHANSNKDFRRQSEVLISITDQLEAGSRHVMGVMLESHLVEGNQKLSADLSQLTYGQSITDACINLDTTEKILCDLAQTIIDGQRS